From the Maioricimonas rarisocia genome, one window contains:
- the glgP gene encoding alpha-glucan family phosphorylase gives MTKQKSIHDKLTELAGNLWWSWQPEVTSIFREIDHVRWDELAHNPILLLREYSPDRLEERARQEVLHSRINGAYRRWQEYMDSSDTWGDTHAGVLGHRPAAYFSAEFGMHESLRVYSGGLGVLAGDHLKSASDLGIPLVGVGLFYHEGYFSQKVDEHGWQQEQYTFAEPADLPMVEAIGADGKPVKIAVETRHGSIFARVWRLNVGRIPLYLLDTNIKENSDEDRKLTARLYGGDHRTRIRQEIMLGVGGVRALTALGINPRVIHMNEGHSAFAPLEIIRMRIKNDGLSFDDALRETAASGVFTTHTPVPAGHDRFDHSLIEEHLGPLADELGLGVDACMGLGRVDPHNHSESFCMTVLAFKTSRRANAVSNLHGVVSRRMWHSLWPYRSEEEIPIGHITNGVHVSTWLAHQMRVLYDKVLPANWHLKSGEPEVWAGFERVTPAELWETHQSLKNRLIIFARESLVKQAHRLKRSVADSEALEGVLDPRTLTIGFARRFAPYKRADLMIRDIDRLARLAGDPERPVQFIFAGKAHPADDHGKSILQRIARLEHDDRFFGRIVFLEDYDMNLTRHLVQGVDVWLNNPRRPLEASGTSGQKVVLNGGLNFSILDGWWAEAFDGKNGFAIGTGQTHANQDIQDQRDADSLMDVLEHEIIPLYYDRDDDDLPQGWIRRMKRAVRTLGWRFNADRMVMDYVKECYIPAAGSLSCEMTTMP, from the coding sequence ATGACGAAGCAGAAGTCGATTCACGACAAGCTGACCGAACTGGCCGGCAATCTGTGGTGGAGCTGGCAGCCGGAAGTCACCAGCATCTTTCGCGAAATTGACCACGTCCGCTGGGACGAACTCGCGCACAACCCGATTCTGCTGCTGCGCGAATACTCGCCCGACCGTCTCGAAGAGCGGGCCCGGCAGGAAGTGCTGCACTCCCGCATCAACGGTGCCTACCGTCGCTGGCAGGAGTACATGGACTCCTCTGACACATGGGGAGACACGCACGCCGGCGTTCTCGGGCATCGCCCCGCCGCCTACTTCTCCGCCGAATTCGGCATGCACGAATCGCTGCGGGTGTACTCCGGCGGTCTGGGCGTACTCGCGGGTGACCACCTCAAAAGTGCCTCCGACCTCGGCATTCCGCTCGTCGGTGTCGGCCTGTTCTACCACGAAGGGTACTTCTCCCAGAAAGTGGACGAGCACGGCTGGCAACAGGAACAGTACACCTTCGCCGAACCGGCCGACCTGCCGATGGTCGAGGCGATCGGAGCCGACGGAAAGCCCGTCAAGATCGCCGTCGAAACGCGGCACGGATCGATCTTCGCCCGCGTCTGGCGTCTGAACGTCGGCCGTATTCCGCTGTATCTGCTCGATACCAACATCAAGGAGAACAGTGACGAAGACCGCAAGCTGACCGCACGTCTGTACGGCGGCGACCACCGCACCCGCATCCGCCAGGAGATCATGCTGGGGGTGGGAGGCGTCCGCGCTCTGACCGCCCTGGGCATCAATCCCCGCGTCATCCACATGAACGAAGGACACTCGGCGTTCGCTCCGCTCGAGATCATTCGCATGCGGATCAAGAACGACGGCCTGTCCTTCGACGACGCACTGCGCGAGACTGCCGCCAGCGGCGTGTTCACCACGCACACACCCGTTCCCGCCGGCCACGACCGCTTCGACCACAGCCTGATCGAGGAGCACCTCGGCCCGCTGGCCGACGAACTCGGTCTGGGTGTCGACGCCTGCATGGGTCTGGGCCGTGTCGACCCGCACAATCATTCCGAATCGTTCTGCATGACCGTGCTCGCCTTCAAGACGAGTCGTCGTGCGAACGCCGTCTCGAATCTGCACGGCGTGGTCAGCCGCCGCATGTGGCACAGCCTCTGGCCGTATCGCAGCGAAGAAGAGATCCCCATCGGCCACATCACCAACGGTGTGCACGTCTCGACCTGGCTGGCGCACCAGATGCGCGTGCTGTACGACAAGGTGCTGCCCGCCAACTGGCACCTGAAAAGTGGTGAACCGGAAGTCTGGGCCGGCTTCGAGCGGGTCACGCCGGCCGAGCTGTGGGAAACGCACCAGTCACTGAAAAACCGGCTCATCATTTTCGCCCGCGAATCGCTCGTCAAACAGGCCCACCGCCTGAAGCGATCGGTCGCGGATTCCGAGGCACTCGAAGGAGTCCTCGATCCCCGCACCCTGACGATCGGCTTTGCCCGCCGCTTCGCACCGTACAAGCGGGCCGACCTGATGATCCGGGACATCGATCGGCTGGCCCGCCTGGCCGGTGATCCCGAACGTCCCGTCCAGTTCATCTTCGCCGGCAAGGCCCACCCGGCCGACGATCACGGCAAGTCGATCCTGCAGCGGATCGCCCGACTGGAGCACGACGACCGCTTCTTCGGCCGGATCGTCTTCCTCGAAGACTACGACATGAACCTCACCCGGCACCTGGTGCAGGGCGTCGACGTCTGGCTGAACAATCCACGGCGACCGCTGGAGGCTTCAGGAACAAGCGGTCAGAAGGTCGTTCTCAACGGCGGCCTGAACTTCTCCATCCTGGACGGATGGTGGGCCGAGGCGTTCGATGGCAAGAACGGCTTCGCCATCGGCACCGGCCAGACTCACGCGAATCAGGACATCCAGGACCAGCGGGACGCCGACTCGCTGATGGACGTCCTCGAACACGAAATCATTCCGCTCTACTACGACCGCGACGACGATGACCTGCCGCAGGGCTGGATCCGCCGCATGAAGCGGGCCGTCCGAACCCTCGGCTGGCGGTTTAACGCCGACCGCATGGTCATGGACTACGTCAAGGAGTGCTACATTCCGGCTGCCGGAAGTCTCTCCTGCGAAATGACGACCATGCCATAG
- the egtB gene encoding ergothioneine biosynthesis protein EgtB, protein MQLTEHASSLDELRERFQTVRNFSETLCEPLTPEDCVVQSMPDVSPTRWHLAHTSWFFETFVLARQPDYTPHHPEYEYLFNSYYNSVGKQFPRPQRGMLTRPGRDEVIEYRHSIDVAVSRLLEDLPEDMAGSVPAIIELGLHHEQQHQELILTDIKHVLSCNPLMPVYREGVTQLTPSRELEWIDFDGGIREIGHTGSGFAYDNESPRHEVLLRDFSLASRPVTAGDYLAFIEDDGYRRPELWLSMGWSALEQEQWTAPLYWFEKDGKWWEFTLAGPRPLNPAAPVCHVSYFEADAFARWANGRLPTETEWEVACATHGAADGHFVDGLLAADRPVHPAAAASDQPIAQMLGDVWEWTASPYVAYPGYRAAAGALGEYNGKFMCNQYVLRGGSCATHSTHIRPTYRNFFPPEARWQFSGFRLARDAE, encoded by the coding sequence ATGCAACTTACAGAACACGCCTCGTCTCTCGACGAACTGCGGGAACGGTTCCAGACCGTCCGCAACTTCAGCGAAACCCTCTGCGAACCGCTCACTCCCGAAGACTGCGTCGTGCAATCGATGCCGGACGTCAGCCCCACGCGCTGGCATCTGGCCCACACGTCCTGGTTTTTCGAAACCTTCGTGCTCGCGCGGCAACCGGACTATACGCCGCATCACCCGGAGTACGAGTACCTGTTCAACTCGTACTACAACTCGGTGGGCAAGCAGTTTCCGCGTCCGCAGCGCGGGATGCTTACACGGCCCGGCCGGGATGAAGTCATCGAATACCGGCATTCGATCGACGTCGCCGTCAGCCGTCTGCTCGAAGACCTGCCGGAGGACATGGCCGGAAGTGTTCCTGCGATCATCGAACTGGGGCTGCATCACGAACAGCAGCACCAGGAACTGATCCTCACCGACATCAAGCACGTCCTCTCGTGCAACCCGCTGATGCCCGTCTACCGGGAGGGGGTGACGCAGCTCACGCCGTCGCGAGAACTCGAATGGATCGACTTCGACGGCGGCATCCGGGAGATCGGCCACACCGGCAGCGGCTTTGCGTACGACAACGAATCTCCCCGACACGAAGTCCTGCTCCGCGACTTCTCGCTGGCCAGCCGTCCGGTCACGGCGGGAGACTATCTGGCCTTCATCGAGGATGACGGGTATCGCCGTCCGGAACTGTGGCTCTCGATGGGCTGGAGCGCACTCGAGCAGGAACAGTGGACGGCACCGCTGTACTGGTTCGAGAAGGATGGGAAATGGTGGGAGTTCACGCTTGCCGGTCCGCGTCCGCTCAATCCCGCGGCCCCGGTCTGTCACGTCAGCTACTTCGAGGCCGATGCCTTTGCTCGTTGGGCGAACGGGCGATTGCCGACCGAGACCGAGTGGGAGGTTGCCTGCGCCACTCACGGAGCTGCCGACGGCCATTTCGTCGACGGGTTGCTCGCAGCCGACCGCCCCGTTCATCCGGCTGCTGCCGCGAGCGATCAGCCGATTGCGCAGATGCTGGGAGACGTGTGGGAATGGACGGCCAGTCCCTACGTGGCGTATCCCGGTTACCGTGCAGCCGCGGGAGCCCTCGGCGAGTACAACGGGAAGTTCATGTGCAATCAGTACGTGCTGCGGGGCGGCTCGTGCGCAACGCACAGCACGCACATCCGGCCGACGTACCGCAACTTCTTCCCGCCGGAGGCCCGCTGGCAGTTTTCCGGCTTCCGGCTGGCGCGCGACGCGGAGTAA
- the surE gene encoding 5'/3'-nucleotidase SurE produces the protein MNILLVNDDGIHAPGLRAMREPLTELGTVRVVAPLVEQSGVGHGITYLHPIMVKEIREQGEHFGWAVDGSPADCVKMGVLEFCEHEPDLIVSGINSGANVGINVLYSGTVAAAIEGAFFGITSIAVSLSQRTPPDYAATAKRAVTLIRQLLEHSPDKGQLWNVNFPDTSEEGPQGVKTVPMGVHRHSDTIEKRHDPRGRPYYWSGLDPIRNHTLEPGTDIRELRDGYVTVTPLHFDLTEKPRLDELAGVELSLDAPGGT, from the coding sequence GTGAATATTCTTCTGGTTAACGATGACGGAATTCATGCCCCCGGCCTGCGGGCGATGCGGGAACCGCTGACGGAACTGGGAACGGTCCGGGTGGTCGCTCCGCTGGTCGAGCAGAGCGGCGTCGGCCACGGCATCACGTACCTGCATCCGATCATGGTCAAGGAGATCCGGGAGCAGGGAGAGCACTTTGGCTGGGCGGTGGACGGGAGCCCGGCCGACTGCGTGAAGATGGGCGTGCTCGAGTTCTGCGAGCACGAGCCGGACCTGATTGTCAGCGGCATCAACTCCGGCGCGAACGTCGGTATTAACGTGCTTTACTCGGGAACGGTGGCCGCGGCGATCGAGGGTGCCTTTTTCGGCATCACGTCCATTGCCGTGTCTCTCTCACAGCGAACTCCACCCGATTACGCCGCGACGGCGAAACGTGCCGTGACGCTTATCCGGCAGTTGCTGGAGCACAGTCCGGACAAGGGACAGCTGTGGAACGTGAACTTTCCCGACACGTCCGAAGAAGGTCCGCAGGGCGTGAAAACGGTGCCGATGGGCGTGCACCGGCACTCGGACACGATCGAGAAGCGGCACGATCCGCGGGGGCGTCCGTACTACTGGAGCGGTCTGGATCCGATCAGGAATCACACGCTGGAGCCGGGGACCGACATCCGCGAGCTTCGCGACGGGTACGTGACTGTAACGCCGCTGCACTTCGACCTGACCGAGAAGCCCCGCCTCGACGAACTGGCGGGCGTCGAGTTGTCACTGGACGCGCCGGGGGGAACGTGA
- the ggt gene encoding gamma-glutamyltransferase: MMEVSLPYVASELARAAGYDRPHGVPHQSRSVVMAREGLVATSHPLAAQAGVDVLRQGGTAADAAIAANAVLGVVEPMSCGIGGDLFAIYWDAKEKKLYGLNASGRSPIELNTSVFQERKLKEIPIDGPLSWTVPGCVDGWEMLRTRFGTLPMADLLAPAIGYAENGFAVTEIIAGSWEGATDSLKKWPDSADTFLPGGKAPTAGELFTNPRLAETYRQIAQGGRDTFYEGVIAEKIVAFSKDVGGFFSMRDFIEHESNWIEPVSTSYRGYNVWQLPPNGQGIAVLQMLNLLEAYDLKKMGHNSADYLHLLIEAKKLVFADRARFYADPAFADVPLEGLLSKEYANQQRKRIDPNKAAVTVPAGDPKLQNGDTIYLTVVDRFGNCCSLIQSTYHGFGSKVTPADLGFTLQNRGALFALDGEHPNRLEPRKRPFHTIIPAMVTKDGQPWLSFGVMGGDMQPQGQVQVLINMIDFGMNVQQAGDAARVRHLGSQTPTGREMEPDGGRVAVESGIGPDVVKALEQRGHKVVRLPGGFGGYQGIMIDPRTGTRQGGSDPRKDGAAVGY; encoded by the coding sequence ATGATGGAGGTCTCGCTGCCGTACGTCGCCAGCGAACTGGCGCGAGCCGCCGGTTACGATCGTCCGCATGGTGTGCCGCACCAGTCGCGTTCTGTTGTCATGGCCCGCGAAGGCCTCGTCGCGACAAGTCATCCGCTGGCCGCCCAGGCAGGAGTGGATGTGCTTCGGCAGGGAGGAACGGCCGCCGATGCCGCCATCGCGGCCAATGCCGTGCTGGGCGTGGTCGAACCGATGAGCTGTGGCATCGGTGGGGATCTGTTCGCGATCTACTGGGACGCGAAAGAGAAGAAGCTGTACGGGCTGAACGCCTCCGGTCGCAGTCCGATCGAACTGAACACCAGCGTCTTTCAGGAACGCAAGCTCAAGGAGATTCCGATCGACGGTCCGCTCTCGTGGACTGTCCCCGGCTGCGTTGATGGTTGGGAGATGCTGCGGACGCGGTTCGGAACGCTGCCGATGGCCGACCTGCTGGCACCGGCGATCGGTTATGCCGAAAACGGTTTTGCGGTGACCGAGATCATCGCCGGCTCGTGGGAGGGGGCGACCGACTCGCTGAAGAAGTGGCCCGATTCCGCCGACACGTTTCTGCCGGGCGGGAAGGCCCCGACGGCAGGCGAGCTGTTCACCAATCCGCGACTGGCCGAAACATACCGACAGATTGCCCAGGGGGGACGGGACACCTTCTACGAAGGTGTCATCGCCGAGAAGATCGTTGCGTTCAGCAAAGACGTCGGCGGCTTCTTTTCGATGCGGGATTTCATCGAGCACGAGTCGAACTGGATCGAGCCGGTCTCGACGAGCTACCGCGGCTACAACGTGTGGCAACTCCCCCCCAACGGCCAGGGGATAGCCGTCCTGCAGATGCTCAATCTGCTCGAGGCGTACGATCTGAAGAAGATGGGGCACAACTCGGCAGACTACCTGCACCTGCTGATCGAAGCGAAGAAACTGGTGTTTGCCGACCGCGCGCGATTCTACGCCGACCCGGCCTTTGCCGACGTGCCGCTCGAAGGACTGCTGTCGAAAGAGTACGCCAACCAGCAGCGCAAGCGGATTGATCCGAACAAGGCGGCGGTCACTGTTCCGGCCGGTGATCCGAAGCTGCAGAACGGCGACACGATCTATCTGACGGTCGTCGACCGCTTCGGCAACTGCTGCTCGCTGATCCAGAGCACCTACCACGGATTCGGCTCCAAGGTGACGCCGGCCGATCTCGGTTTCACGCTGCAGAATCGCGGAGCATTGTTCGCCCTCGACGGCGAACATCCGAACCGGCTGGAACCGCGGAAGCGGCCGTTCCACACGATCATTCCCGCCATGGTTACGAAGGATGGTCAACCCTGGTTGTCTTTCGGCGTGATGGGCGGGGACATGCAGCCGCAGGGGCAGGTACAGGTGCTGATCAACATGATCGATTTCGGAATGAACGTGCAGCAGGCCGGCGATGCGGCGCGTGTGCGGCACCTGGGCTCGCAGACGCCGACCGGTCGTGAGATGGAACCGGATGGCGGACGTGTTGCGGTCGAGTCCGGCATCGGCCCCGATGTCGTCAAGGCACTCGAACAGCGGGGGCACAAGGTGGTGCGGCTGCCGGGAGGCTTCGGCGGGTACCAGGGAATCATGATTGATCCCCGGACCGGTACGCGACAGGGGGGCTCAGACCCGCGCAAGGATGGAGCTGCCGTCGGCTACTGA
- the egtD gene encoding L-histidine N(alpha)-methyltransferase produces MREADACTLSETTSSEITETSQQFLEDVIRGLSQSLRTLPCKYLYDHRGSHLFDAICELDEYYPTRTELNIMRESVDEMAERIGPEAGIVEYGSGSSLKTELLLEALDSPVAYVPVDISDQHLHAAAERMSELFPDVDIIPIHADFTDRVKLPEFPRRSRRISAYFPGSTIGNFTPEEAAGLLGRIAETCHRGGGLLIGFDLQKDVRILEAAYDDAEGVTARFNLNLLERINRELDADFNLEQFRHRAIYNREHNRVEMHLESLKAQSVTVGGREFAFEAGETICTEHSHKYTIDGFSALAASAGLQLAQYWTDPQQLFAVAYLDVV; encoded by the coding sequence GTGCGAGAAGCAGACGCCTGTACGCTGTCCGAAACAACATCGTCGGAAATCACGGAAACGTCTCAACAGTTCCTCGAGGACGTCATCCGTGGGCTCTCCCAGTCTCTCAGAACGCTACCCTGCAAGTATCTCTACGATCATCGCGGGTCCCATCTGTTCGACGCCATCTGCGAACTGGACGAGTACTATCCGACGCGCACCGAACTGAACATCATGCGGGAGTCCGTCGACGAGATGGCCGAACGCATCGGGCCGGAAGCGGGAATCGTCGAGTATGGAAGTGGCAGCAGCCTGAAAACCGAACTGCTCCTCGAAGCACTCGATTCGCCGGTCGCCTACGTGCCGGTCGACATCTCCGACCAGCACCTGCATGCTGCCGCCGAACGGATGAGCGAACTGTTTCCTGACGTGGACATCATCCCGATCCACGCGGATTTCACCGACCGCGTCAAACTGCCCGAGTTCCCCCGCCGTTCCCGAAGGATCTCGGCGTACTTTCCGGGTTCGACAATCGGCAACTTCACTCCGGAAGAAGCCGCCGGACTGCTCGGCCGCATCGCCGAGACATGTCACCGTGGCGGCGGACTCCTGATCGGTTTCGATCTGCAGAAGGATGTCCGCATCCTCGAAGCCGCCTATGACGACGCCGAGGGGGTAACCGCCCGGTTCAACCTCAATCTGCTCGAGCGGATCAACCGCGAACTCGACGCCGACTTCAACCTGGAGCAGTTCCGGCATCGGGCCATCTACAACCGGGAGCACAACCGGGTCGAGATGCACCTCGAAAGCCTGAAAGCTCAATCGGTCACGGTCGGAGGCCGCGAGTTCGCGTTCGAGGCGGGCGAGACGATCTGCACCGAGCATTCGCACAAGTACACCATCGACGGATTCTCTGCCCTCGCGGCATCGGCCGGTCTCCAGTTGGCCCAGTACTGGACCGATCCCCAGCAGCTGTTTGCCGTCGCCTACCTCGACGTCGTCTGA
- a CDS encoding HEAT repeat domain-containing protein: MIAFCAPDSDSRADEPQPVGQRTYGGHTVDEWRARIKSFNLDDPGIASQVPGLIELTRDTELPWFTRRQAALTLGRIGEPAAQAVPVMESFLHPEGEPEPLQTRLWAMKSLALFGPVAADAAGSIASILQDETAPLTLRLSAVEALGRIGTAAREPLPGLIATLRGQHGTGLADDEQAELQIAAADILMLLRSEASPAVPALIRAAQHDSPRMRRIAATTLGTIGPRADAAIPVLGELILFDEAEDVRDAAAIALAGLGDPAIPALLTLIEDQDVDVRWRAADALGRLPSGPPAVEEALEKAIAEDEPVVRITALESLWSLTRDAAQVAPIALRYLADEDRQIRIRAYRLLQSLGRRVSVVREQLEALVDHPDPVVSHSADLLLEQLNGSTGTP, translated from the coding sequence ATGATTGCCTTCTGCGCGCCAGACAGTGACAGCCGCGCCGATGAACCGCAGCCGGTCGGACAGCGCACGTACGGCGGCCACACCGTCGACGAGTGGCGGGCCCGCATCAAGAGTTTCAACCTCGACGATCCCGGCATCGCCTCTCAGGTGCCGGGGCTCATTGAGCTGACGCGCGACACGGAGCTCCCGTGGTTTACCCGACGGCAGGCCGCCCTGACGCTCGGGCGCATCGGAGAGCCGGCCGCACAAGCCGTCCCCGTCATGGAATCGTTCCTGCACCCTGAGGGTGAGCCGGAGCCTCTGCAGACACGGTTGTGGGCGATGAAGTCGCTGGCACTGTTCGGTCCCGTCGCTGCCGATGCGGCGGGGTCGATTGCCAGCATTCTCCAGGACGAGACCGCACCGCTGACCCTGCGACTGTCCGCCGTGGAGGCCCTGGGACGAATCGGCACGGCCGCCCGCGAGCCGCTGCCGGGACTGATTGCCACGCTTCGCGGGCAGCACGGAACCGGGCTCGCCGACGACGAACAGGCCGAACTGCAGATCGCTGCCGCAGACATCCTGATGCTGCTGCGCAGCGAAGCCAGCCCCGCTGTCCCGGCACTGATCCGTGCCGCCCAACACGACTCGCCACGGATGCGCCGCATCGCCGCGACGACTCTCGGCACGATCGGTCCCCGCGCCGACGCGGCCATCCCCGTCCTGGGTGAACTGATCCTGTTTGACGAGGCCGAAGACGTCCGTGATGCCGCGGCCATCGCCCTGGCAGGTTTGGGCGATCCGGCTATCCCGGCCCTGCTGACGCTTATCGAGGACCAGGACGTCGATGTCCGCTGGCGGGCGGCGGATGCGCTCGGCCGCTTGCCGTCCGGTCCCCCCGCCGTCGAGGAGGCCCTGGAGAAAGCGATCGCCGAGGACGAGCCGGTCGTTCGGATCACCGCACTGGAATCGCTGTGGTCACTCACTCGAGATGCCGCTCAGGTGGCACCGATTGCCCTCCGGTACCTTGCGGACGAGGACCGGCAGATTCGCATTCGAGCCTACCGGCTGCTGCAGAGTCTCGGCCGCCGGGTGTCGGTCGTGCGGGAGCAGCTGGAAGCACTCGTCGATCACCCCGATCCGGTGGTGAGCCACTCGGCAGATCTGCTGCTCGAACAACTCAACGGCTCGACCGGCACGCCCTGA
- a CDS encoding STAS domain-containing protein, producing MASSPDIQHEDGVTVVVFGQDFDSIGEDRIDAVADVLTQAAAQQTAGVVIDLSHTSFFGSSFIEQLFRLWNRMKKEGQGRFAICGLQPYCREVLEVTNLHQLWILTDTRAEAIHEIKNAEDDD from the coding sequence ATGGCATCCTCTCCAGATATTCAGCACGAAGACGGCGTCACCGTTGTGGTCTTCGGGCAGGACTTCGACAGCATCGGCGAAGACCGGATCGATGCCGTGGCGGACGTGCTCACTCAGGCGGCCGCCCAGCAGACCGCCGGCGTCGTGATCGACCTGTCGCACACCAGCTTCTTCGGCTCGTCGTTTATCGAGCAGCTGTTCCGGCTGTGGAACCGCATGAAGAAAGAGGGGCAGGGGCGGTTCGCCATCTGCGGACTGCAGCCCTACTGCCGCGAGGTCCTCGAGGTCACGAACCTGCACCAGCTCTGGATTCTGACCGATACCCGGGCCGAAGCGATCCACGAGATCAAGAACGCCGAAGACGACGACTGA
- a CDS encoding sulfatase-like hydrolase/transferase translates to MRLLIPSFCVVVLSVVFGHAWNPLSAADDLPPEIDLTPPPTNVVLIVADDLGYGDLGCYGAPDVKTPVLDQMARDGIRFTQFYSNGPECSPTRTALMTGRYQQRVGGLECAIGTHNVGRYDDAIRLAEENELGLPPSENRLVRRLKQAGYTCGLFGKWHLGYEPHMWPHEQGFDRAFGCLGGNVDYFRHTENDGWNTLFSGDQLIERDGYMTELITDAALDWYGSVKNRPFFLYVPYTAPHSPIQVPGDDTGKLTPLDEWNHGPRHKYAAMVELMDRGIGRLLDALQNDDLAQNTLVIFMSDNGADHNGRNAPWSGNKGGLFEGGIRVPCIVRWPGRLPEGQVVNHPAITMDFTVSMLRAAEGQADSSGEFDGIDILKQIEEDRPAEDRTLFWRARRGDRTWKAVRSGSLKRIWKAEGDEQQQWLFDLADDPREQHNLLEERPSDARQLAELYKNWEQDVRASR, encoded by the coding sequence ATGCGTCTCCTGATCCCCAGCTTTTGCGTCGTCGTGCTGTCTGTTGTCTTCGGACATGCCTGGAATCCGCTGTCAGCAGCCGATGACCTGCCTCCCGAAATCGACCTGACGCCTCCTCCGACGAACGTCGTTCTCATCGTCGCGGACGACCTCGGTTATGGCGACCTGGGCTGCTACGGGGCTCCGGATGTCAAGACGCCCGTCCTCGACCAGATGGCGCGGGACGGCATCCGGTTCACGCAGTTCTACTCCAACGGGCCCGAATGCTCCCCCACCCGCACCGCCCTGATGACCGGCCGCTATCAGCAGCGGGTCGGCGGCCTCGAGTGCGCCATCGGAACGCACAACGTCGGCCGGTACGACGATGCCATCCGCCTTGCGGAAGAAAACGAGCTCGGTCTGCCCCCCTCCGAAAACCGCCTCGTTCGCCGCCTGAAGCAGGCCGGCTACACATGCGGGCTGTTCGGCAAATGGCACCTGGGCTACGAGCCACACATGTGGCCGCACGAACAGGGATTCGACAGAGCGTTCGGCTGCCTGGGAGGGAACGTCGACTACTTCCGGCACACCGAGAACGACGGCTGGAACACCCTCTTCTCCGGGGACCAGCTGATCGAGCGGGACGGCTACATGACCGAGCTGATTACCGATGCCGCCCTCGACTGGTACGGCAGCGTGAAGAACCGTCCGTTCTTTCTGTACGTCCCTTACACCGCGCCACACAGTCCGATTCAGGTGCCCGGAGACGACACCGGCAAGCTCACGCCGCTCGATGAGTGGAATCACGGCCCCCGCCACAAGTATGCCGCAATGGTCGAGCTCATGGACCGGGGGATCGGCCGGCTTCTCGATGCGCTTCAGAACGATGACCTCGCACAGAACACCCTCGTCATCTTCATGAGCGACAACGGTGCCGACCACAACGGCCGCAACGCCCCGTGGTCGGGCAACAAGGGGGGCCTGTTCGAAGGGGGCATCCGCGTTCCCTGCATTGTCCGCTGGCCGGGCCGGCTTCCCGAGGGGCAGGTCGTCAATCACCCGGCCATTACGATGGACTTCACGGTCTCAATGCTCCGCGCAGCCGAGGGACAGGCCGACAGCTCGGGCGAGTTCGACGGCATCGACATCCTGAAGCAGATCGAGGAGGACCGGCCGGCAGAGGACCGCACGCTCTTCTGGCGGGCCCGGCGGGGGGACCGGACGTGGAAAGCGGTCCGTAGCGGCTCCCTCAAGCGGATCTGGAAAGCGGAGGGCGACGAACAGCAGCAGTGGCTGTTCGATCTCGCAGACGATCCGCGAGAACAGCACAACCTGCTCGAGGAACGTCCCTCAGACGCCCGGCAGCTGGCGGAACTGTACAAGAACTGGGAACAGGACGTTCGCGCGAGCCGCTGA